A window of the Pyrodictium abyssi genome harbors these coding sequences:
- a CDS encoding ABC transporter ATP-binding protein encodes MRPQPGIRVESLSVSIDGKPVLVNVDFSLEEGSYLVVLGPSGSGKTTLLRTIAGLLEPEEGRILVGGRDVTRSPPWERGVALVQQLPGLLPHLTIEENIVLAAEMRAGLSREAARAEAWRLARMLGIEHVLNRRPGQLSGGQLQRAAIAVALATRARILLLDEPLSHLDRPLAEQLRAELLRLHQATGVTIIHVTHDQDEALALATHLAVLIDGRVEAFGRTLDVYYKPPSRRVAVFLGHNVVEAGKLDPGRRGVLAVPPEALHLTGDGGYRGLLRGIVRERGRIIAFIDTPAGTMRAYVHPRDAESLQPGSHVRFDVDWRLAHHLP; translated from the coding sequence TTGTCAACGTGGATTTCTCTCTAGAGGAAGGGAGCTACCTGGTAGTTCTCGGGCCGAGCGGCTCCGGTAAGACCACGCTACTGCGGACTATAGCCGGGCTCCTGGAGCCCGAGGAGGGGCGGATACTGGTCGGTGGACGCGATGTCACCAGGTCTCCTCCCTGGGAGAGAGGCGTAGCACTGGTACAGCAGCTGCCTGGCCTCCTCCCCCACCTGACTATCGAGGAGAACATAGTGCTTGCCGCCGAGATGAGAGCTGGCCTCAGTAGGGAGGCTGCTAGGGCCGAGGCGTGGCGCCTAGCTAGGATGCTTGGGATAGAGCACGTCCTCAACCGTAGACCCGGGCAGTTGAGTGGAGGCCAGCTACAGAGGGCGGCGATAGCGGTAGCGCTCGCTACAAGGGCTAGAATACTGCTCCTCGATGAGCCTTTGAGCCACCTAGACAGGCCTCTTGCCGAGCAGCTTCGGGCTGAGCTGCTGAGGCTACACCAGGCTACTGGTGTCACGATAATCCACGTGACGCACGACCAGGACGAGGCGCTGGCGCTGGCAACGCACCTAGCAGTACTCATCGATGGCCGTGTAGAGGCGTTTGGGAGGACCCTAGATGTCTACTATAAGCCGCCGTCTAGACGTGTAGCCGTTTTCCTCGGCCACAATGTGGTAGAGGCGGGCAAGCTCGACCCTGGGCGTAGAGGAGTTTTAGCTGTACCACCTGAGGCCTTACACCTCACTGGGGATGGGGGGTATAGAGGCCTGCTACGGGGCATTGTCCGCGAGCGTGGAAGGATAATAGCTTTCATCGACACACCGGCTGGGACTATGAGGGCCTACGTACATCCCCGTGATGCAGAGTCTCTACAGCCTGGGAGCCATGTCCGGTTTGACGTGGATTGGCGGCTGGCCCACCACCTCCCATAG
- a CDS encoding phosphatase PAP2 family protein produces MSADLRLERVSTCRPAGAAALAVTGIVPFLAAYAGYELARSAALALRGVIVYEPLVGIERRLFGEPLAVILSVHRNELLDIVTGIVYAVHPLYFLAFSLYLLYRCVGLFRSLLASFVIASTVATLVYALYPTAPPWIAIPGVSRPPNLLLELAEAILGSRVDPNPFAAMPSMHVCMATIFAYYYWRMSGRVVPGAAWVVLMAFSTLYTANHYLVDVVAGSILGLASCHVGWRLARPSSRQDL; encoded by the coding sequence GTGTCCGCGGACCTCCGGCTAGAGCGTGTTAGCACCTGTAGACCGGCTGGCGCTGCCGCGCTAGCAGTCACGGGCATCGTGCCCTTCCTGGCAGCGTACGCCGGCTACGAGCTTGCGCGGAGCGCCGCGCTAGCGCTAAGAGGCGTAATAGTGTATGAGCCCTTAGTAGGTATAGAGAGGAGGCTCTTTGGAGAGCCGCTCGCCGTCATACTGTCTGTTCACCGGAATGAGCTGCTCGACATAGTCACCGGCATAGTCTACGCGGTCCACCCGCTATACTTCCTAGCATTCTCCCTATACCTTCTATACCGCTGCGTAGGCTTGTTCCGTAGCCTGCTCGCGTCATTCGTGATAGCCAGTACCGTGGCCACTCTGGTCTATGCACTCTACCCGACAGCCCCGCCATGGATAGCTATACCCGGTGTATCGAGGCCGCCGAATCTTCTACTAGAGCTGGCGGAGGCTATCCTGGGGAGCCGTGTAGACCCTAATCCATTCGCAGCCATGCCTAGTATGCACGTCTGTATGGCCACCATATTCGCGTACTATTATTGGCGGATGAGCGGCAGGGTAGTCCCCGGCGCTGCATGGGTAGTCCTGATGGCCTTCTCTACGCTCTACACCGCGAACCACTACCTCGTAGACGTGGTAGCAGGCTCTATACTAGGGCTCGCGTCGTGCCACGTGGGATGGCGGCTCGCTAGGCCATCTAGCCGCCAAGACTTATAA
- a CDS encoding radical SAM protein produces MAWSWKWRNPSILLEGAERFERVEIPVYCSTGGPLFKTLLSSGCRMDCRYCPFARGVRAQREAWRRDKLVRVFLEAYRRGLVRGLFLSSGLYGDPERVSLDIVEVAEELRRRGYRGYIHLRLMPGTPLWLVREALRLADRVGLNLEAPGPGFFAEIAPSKGGWSLDLLSRLLYAARVARNPRRVDTQLVLGASGESDMDVIMLVEYLAGSGVGRVHFSPYTPVPGTPLASVRSRPTPLWRSRQLYEAETLIRDYGFRARDFEPLTDDEGNIPPSSLPLKKRLALAHPEWFPVDPETASMHELLRVPGIGPKRARMIIEARSRGELDLAKLRRILGPGWRAAQRFLDLGSISHSALASYMHTGSW; encoded by the coding sequence ATGGCGTGGAGCTGGAAGTGGAGAAACCCTAGCATACTCCTGGAGGGCGCTGAGCGCTTCGAGCGTGTAGAGATACCCGTCTACTGTAGCACGGGCGGCCCCCTATTCAAGACCCTTCTGAGCAGCGGGTGCCGCATGGACTGCCGGTACTGCCCCTTCGCCAGGGGCGTGAGAGCCCAGCGGGAGGCATGGCGCCGCGACAAGCTCGTCCGCGTCTTCCTCGAAGCGTACCGCCGGGGCCTCGTCCGCGGCCTCTTCCTCAGCAGCGGGCTCTACGGCGACCCCGAGCGCGTCAGCCTAGACATAGTAGAAGTAGCGGAGGAGCTACGCCGCCGCGGCTACCGTGGCTACATACACTTACGCCTTATGCCGGGGACCCCGCTCTGGCTAGTCCGCGAAGCACTTCGGCTAGCGGACCGCGTGGGCCTGAATCTCGAGGCTCCCGGGCCCGGTTTCTTCGCCGAGATAGCGCCGAGCAAGGGCGGGTGGAGCCTGGACCTGCTGAGCCGCCTCCTCTACGCAGCCCGCGTAGCGCGGAACCCTAGACGCGTAGACACACAGCTCGTGCTCGGGGCCTCCGGCGAGAGCGACATGGACGTCATAATGCTTGTGGAGTACCTAGCCGGGTCCGGGGTAGGCCGTGTGCACTTCAGCCCCTATACACCGGTTCCCGGCACACCCCTCGCCAGCGTGCGTAGTAGGCCCACGCCTCTCTGGAGGAGCCGCCAGCTCTACGAGGCGGAGACGCTCATACGTGACTACGGGTTCAGAGCGCGTGACTTCGAGCCCCTAACGGACGACGAGGGGAACATACCGCCGTCTAGCCTCCCGCTAAAGAAGCGACTAGCACTCGCACACCCCGAGTGGTTCCCGGTAGACCCCGAGACAGCCAGCATGCACGAGCTCCTGCGCGTGCCGGGGATAGGGCCAAAGAGGGCCCGGATGATAATAGAGGCGCGTAGCCGCGGTGAGCTAGACCTAGCAAAGCTGCGCCGGATACTCGGCCCGGGATGGCGGGCTGCACAACGCTTCCTAGACCTAGGCTCCATAAGCCACAGCGCGCTGGCCAGCTACATGCATACCGGCAGCTGGTAG
- a CDS encoding pyridoxal-phosphate-dependent aminotransferase family protein codes for MRGQILFTPGPVMMHERVLKAMAEQVVSHRSEEFRQLLDDVRALLAKVYGGGEPLVLTGSGTLAVESMAWSLVEPGERVLVVSHGEFGERLADALARRGAIVDVVGAEQPGRHVPVESVAAKLDEEEYAAVAVVYTETSLGLSYRDMAQVARKAKSQGALVMVDAVSALAGEQVPSPGVVDAVASAAQKAIAGPPGVSFVAVSEEAIEKMKKVARKPPSYLDLEKVYRFHSERRETPYTPAVNLLYGLREALQLITERGLDAWIEMHRERAELLYSKLPGYGLQPVVEPGYRANTVAAFYTPLPSGVLASELAKRGIKIARGMGGLKDRVVRIATMGWLPEDAYERLFTALSEILA; via the coding sequence GTGAGGGGGCAGATACTCTTCACGCCAGGCCCCGTTATGATGCACGAGCGCGTGTTGAAGGCTATGGCGGAGCAGGTGGTTAGCCACCGGTCCGAGGAATTCCGCCAGCTGCTCGACGATGTGAGGGCTCTCCTCGCCAAGGTCTATGGTGGTGGTGAGCCTCTCGTACTGACGGGTAGCGGTACGCTAGCGGTTGAATCCATGGCGTGGAGCCTCGTGGAGCCGGGCGAGCGCGTGCTAGTCGTGAGCCACGGCGAGTTCGGTGAGAGGCTAGCAGACGCTCTAGCACGTAGAGGCGCTATAGTTGATGTCGTCGGGGCGGAGCAGCCGGGCAGGCATGTCCCCGTGGAGAGTGTAGCCGCGAAGCTCGACGAGGAGGAGTACGCTGCCGTAGCAGTGGTGTATACGGAGACTAGCCTGGGACTCAGCTACCGCGACATGGCGCAGGTAGCAAGGAAGGCTAAGAGCCAGGGCGCCCTAGTGATGGTTGACGCTGTATCCGCGCTAGCTGGCGAGCAGGTGCCAAGCCCTGGCGTGGTCGATGCGGTGGCTTCCGCGGCACAGAAGGCTATAGCAGGGCCGCCCGGTGTCTCGTTCGTCGCCGTGTCCGAGGAGGCGATAGAGAAGATGAAGAAGGTGGCTAGAAAGCCGCCGAGCTACCTCGACCTAGAGAAGGTCTACCGGTTCCATAGCGAGAGGAGGGAAACCCCATACACGCCGGCGGTGAACCTGCTCTACGGGCTCCGCGAGGCTCTACAGCTCATAACCGAGAGAGGGCTGGACGCGTGGATAGAGATGCACCGTGAGCGAGCAGAACTGCTCTACAGCAAGCTGCCCGGCTACGGTCTCCAGCCGGTAGTAGAGCCCGGGTACCGGGCTAACACGGTAGCGGCGTTCTATACGCCTCTGCCGAGCGGCGTGCTGGCATCCGAGCTGGCCAAGCGCGGCATAAAGATCGCCAGAGGTATGGGGGGCCTCAAGGACCGCGTGGTGAGGATAGCTACGATGGGTTGGCTTCCCGAGGACGCATACGAGAGGCTGTTTACAGCACTCTCAGAGATCCTAGCCTAG
- a CDS encoding D-2-hydroxyacid dehydrogenase: MEIAKLEKLRPCLEGARVLVTDPVDGLLLEALKAAGLEVDYRPGISRGEILVAIPEYDALVVRSRTKVDRVVIERGQRLKVIARAGVGLDNVDVHAAQERGIRVVNAPGAATQSVAELTIALLIAAARRVPESIEFARKGVWKKVMGVELFGKTLAVVGFGRIGRRVAEIAKAIGMDIVAYDVMDITGYAEKLGARVARSLHDALAEADAVTLHVPLTPDTYHLISWDEFRVMKRGVILVNTSRGAVVDAEALLWALDEGIVGAAALDVLEHEPPATEAEKKLAAHPRVILTTHIGASTIEAQRRVAVETARKLLEALAEARGC; encoded by the coding sequence ATGGAGATAGCTAAGCTGGAAAAGCTACGCCCCTGCCTTGAGGGGGCCCGCGTCCTGGTAACAGACCCCGTTGATGGGCTCCTTCTCGAAGCCCTCAAGGCCGCGGGGCTAGAAGTCGACTACCGGCCTGGCATAAGTCGTGGAGAGATCCTTGTAGCGATACCAGAGTACGATGCACTAGTAGTACGCAGCCGTACGAAGGTCGACAGAGTGGTTATAGAGCGTGGCCAGAGACTAAAGGTGATAGCGCGCGCGGGCGTAGGCCTGGACAACGTGGATGTACACGCTGCGCAAGAGCGTGGTATAAGGGTTGTGAACGCGCCGGGCGCCGCGACGCAGAGCGTAGCGGAGCTCACCATAGCCTTACTGATAGCTGCTGCGCGCCGGGTGCCCGAGTCAATAGAGTTCGCCCGGAAAGGTGTGTGGAAGAAGGTAATGGGTGTAGAGCTCTTCGGTAAGACGCTAGCCGTGGTGGGCTTCGGTAGGATAGGCCGCAGGGTAGCAGAAATAGCCAAGGCTATCGGCATGGATATAGTCGCGTATGACGTTATGGACATAACAGGCTATGCCGAGAAGCTCGGTGCGAGAGTGGCGCGGAGCCTGCACGACGCCCTGGCAGAGGCGGACGCGGTAACGCTCCATGTGCCACTCACCCCCGACACCTACCACTTGATAAGCTGGGATGAGTTTAGAGTAATGAAGCGTGGCGTGATACTGGTCAATACGAGCCGTGGAGCTGTCGTGGACGCCGAGGCCCTCCTCTGGGCCCTAGATGAGGGCATTGTGGGTGCTGCGGCCCTCGATGTCCTAGAGCACGAGCCGCCGGCGACTGAGGCTGAGAAGAAGCTGGCAGCGCACCCGAGGGTCATCCTGACAACACACATAGGTGCTTCAACGATCGAGGCTCAGCGCCGCGTGGCGGTGGAGACGGCGCGTAAGCTCTTGGAGGCACTAGCGGAGGCCAGGGGGTGCTGA
- a CDS encoding DUF5591 domain-containing protein, which translates to MSTEALPERPLTHVTGILPQLQPRPKTRFSIRKDEAGRLVPRHYEGVDPALVGEKAFEHPAVKKWWQWLREDYEPTASTALITPCSSVKPYTKSPTSRKIRGLLRRLGLWSSDGDRPAGIEWLYFSDLLILVPYERAEEYPACCYEVPPDIVLGNSRLEGLVAGLLAEAMEAIVRRGVVDVVVFLPRKHLSLWETARRRTSVWPREHRVTYTLFSTRSLGETIAEVVGRK; encoded by the coding sequence ATGTCCACGGAGGCCCTCCCAGAGAGGCCGCTGACGCACGTCACTGGTATCCTGCCCCAGCTCCAGCCTAGGCCCAAGACGCGCTTCAGCATACGCAAGGACGAGGCGGGTCGGCTCGTGCCCAGGCACTACGAGGGCGTAGACCCTGCGCTCGTCGGAGAGAAAGCCTTCGAGCACCCCGCTGTAAAGAAATGGTGGCAATGGCTAAGGGAAGATTACGAGCCTACCGCCAGCACTGCTCTGATAACGCCGTGTAGCAGCGTAAAGCCCTACACCAAGAGCCCCACGTCCCGGAAGATACGGGGCTTGCTCCGCCGGCTCGGGCTCTGGAGCAGCGACGGGGATAGGCCCGCTGGGATAGAATGGCTCTACTTCTCAGACCTGCTGATACTAGTGCCATACGAGCGTGCTGAGGAATATCCTGCCTGCTGCTACGAGGTACCGCCGGACATAGTGCTGGGCAATTCCAGGCTAGAGGGCCTAGTAGCTGGCCTGCTCGCCGAGGCCATGGAGGCTATTGTCCGGCGAGGCGTGGTGGATGTAGTCGTGTTCCTGCCGCGTAAGCACTTGAGTCTCTGGGAGACGGCCCGCCGGAGAACATCTGTATGGCCTCGCGAGCATCGCGTGACATACACACTGTTCTCGACGAGGAGTCTTGGCGAAACAATAGCCGAGGTCGTTGGGCGCAAGTAG
- a CDS encoding DUF190 domain-containing protein gives MPRWLRLRIYIGESDRYRGKPLYMYLLELFRKRGLKGATAIRGIAGYGSHSMIHTTGVLRLSEDLPVIVEVVDEEDAIKSVIDEVMEAVREGLVTLEPVEVLYYGSRGRQG, from the coding sequence GTGCCGCGCTGGCTACGCCTTAGAATATACATTGGCGAGTCAGACCGCTACCGCGGGAAGCCCCTCTACATGTACCTTCTCGAGCTGTTCCGTAAACGTGGCTTGAAGGGCGCTACCGCGATCCGGGGGATTGCGGGCTACGGTAGCCATAGCATGATCCATACTACTGGCGTGTTGAGGCTCTCGGAGGACCTTCCGGTAATAGTGGAGGTAGTTGACGAGGAGGATGCTATAAAGAGCGTGATTGACGAGGTTATGGAGGCTGTAAGGGAGGGTCTTGTGACGCTGGAGCCCGTGGAGGTGCTCTACTACGGTAGCAGGGGGCGTCAGGGCTAG
- the crcB gene encoding fluoride efflux transporter CrcB: protein MRRAEKTETPGPEAARYVAVLREALLVALGGALGAVSRWIVSKTLQAGHVFPLGTLVVNVAGSILLGCVMGASTMYGVFTRDQRLLVATGFAGGFTTFSTFMYESFWMLREHQVAQMIAYMALSIALGILGIYLGFIIASLVYGRAALATP from the coding sequence TTGAGGAGAGCCGAGAAAACAGAGACCCCGGGCCCCGAGGCTGCGCGGTATGTGGCGGTGCTGCGGGAGGCTCTGCTAGTGGCTCTGGGAGGAGCCCTCGGAGCCGTATCTAGGTGGATAGTCTCGAAGACGCTACAAGCTGGCCACGTATTCCCACTGGGTACGCTAGTAGTCAACGTGGCCGGGTCTATACTGCTCGGCTGCGTAATGGGGGCGTCGACTATGTACGGTGTTTTTACGCGTGACCAGAGGCTTCTAGTGGCTACAGGATTCGCCGGTGGCTTCACGACCTTCTCAACCTTCATGTATGAGAGTTTCTGGATGCTAAGAGAGCACCAGGTAGCGCAGATGATAGCCTACATGGCCCTAAGCATAGCCTTGGGGATTCTCGGTATATACCTAGGCTTTATAATAGCTAGCCTGGTGTACGGGCGTGCCGCGCTGGCTACGCCTTAG
- a CDS encoding ABC transporter ATP-binding protein, translated as MALTGDTVLRVENLHVWFPLRRSLTEIIKRMERRYVRAVDGVSFSLREGEILCLVGESGCGKTTTGKAVMGLVKATKGNIYFKPSPELGKLLEEQGARIEDGFVNIAKLSKRLLRMVRRELQLVYQDPYSSLNPRFTIRYILEEPLIIHRIGDEETRLKMVTKMLEAVRLTPVEDFLERYPHELSGGQRQRVAIAKAFILNPRVVVADEPVSMLDVSIRAEILELLLELKKRYNTAMIFITHDLAVARYICDRIAVMYLGKIVEMGPAIKVIEEPLHPYTRALVSAIPEPNPENRKRLREVPIKGEVPSAVNIPTGCRFRPRCVAYDEHASVRPRCEAEDPPMVEVEPERYVACWLYK; from the coding sequence ATGGCGCTTACAGGGGACACGGTTCTACGTGTCGAGAACCTGCACGTATGGTTCCCGCTACGCCGCAGCCTAACGGAGATAATCAAGCGCATGGAGCGGCGCTACGTCAGAGCAGTGGATGGCGTCTCCTTTAGCCTCCGCGAAGGCGAGATACTCTGCCTGGTCGGCGAGAGCGGCTGCGGCAAGACGACGACCGGTAAGGCTGTAATGGGTCTAGTAAAGGCTACTAAGGGCAATATCTACTTCAAGCCGTCGCCAGAACTCGGCAAGCTTCTCGAGGAGCAAGGGGCTAGGATAGAGGACGGCTTCGTCAACATAGCTAAGCTGTCTAAGCGTTTGCTCAGGATGGTACGCCGGGAGCTACAGCTAGTGTACCAGGACCCCTATAGCAGCCTCAATCCACGCTTCACTATAAGGTACATACTCGAGGAACCGCTCATAATCCACCGCATAGGCGACGAAGAGACACGGCTAAAGATGGTCACCAAGATGCTAGAGGCGGTACGGCTCACGCCGGTCGAGGACTTCCTAGAGCGCTATCCCCACGAGCTGAGTGGTGGCCAGCGCCAGAGAGTAGCCATAGCTAAGGCTTTCATACTGAACCCGAGGGTCGTGGTAGCCGACGAGCCCGTCTCGATGCTCGACGTGTCGATACGCGCTGAGATACTAGAGCTGCTACTAGAGCTCAAGAAGCGGTACAACACAGCTATGATATTCATAACACATGACCTGGCTGTGGCCAGGTACATCTGCGACAGGATAGCAGTGATGTACCTGGGCAAGATAGTCGAAATGGGGCCAGCCATCAAGGTCATAGAGGAGCCTCTGCACCCCTATACACGGGCGCTAGTCTCAGCGATACCGGAGCCTAACCCGGAGAACCGTAAACGCCTCCGCGAGGTCCCGATAAAAGGCGAGGTACCGAGCGCTGTCAACATACCGACCGGCTGCAGGTTCAGGCCGCGTTGTGTAGCCTACGACGAGCACGCTAGCGTGAGGCCACGGTGCGAGGCAGAGGACCCGCCTATGGTGGAAGTGGAGCCAGAACGCTATGTGGCGTGCTGGCTCTACAAGTGA
- a CDS encoding ABC transporter ATP-binding protein translates to MALLEVRNLKIYYYTLKGVVKAVDDVSFELQRGEVLGIAGESGCGKSTLAWGLLGLVPPPGRIVGGSIRLDGTELVGMSEAELRSKIRWKRISMIFQGAMNVLTPVYTVGRQIVEVLTLHGGYSVNDARARAYELLESVGLDRSIFHRYPHELSGGQKQRVVIAMALALEPDIVIADEPTTALDVIVQAQILNLLKKLQREKNISFILISHDLGVIAELADKVMIMYAGKVVEYGSAEDVFYRPRHPYTYMLLQAFPRLHGPRTKLRYIPGQPPDLRRPPPGCRFAPRCPIAEARCREEEPQLQMYEKGHYVACWLADSGVDSMKEAER, encoded by the coding sequence GTGGCGCTGCTCGAGGTAAGAAACCTGAAGATATACTACTACACGCTCAAGGGCGTGGTAAAGGCAGTCGACGACGTCTCATTCGAGCTACAGCGCGGCGAGGTGCTAGGGATTGCTGGCGAAAGCGGCTGCGGCAAGAGCACTCTAGCGTGGGGCCTACTGGGCCTAGTCCCGCCTCCAGGCCGCATAGTAGGGGGCAGCATAAGGCTCGACGGCACCGAGCTAGTAGGTATGAGCGAGGCAGAGCTGCGCAGCAAGATACGCTGGAAGCGCATAAGCATGATATTCCAGGGCGCCATGAACGTCCTTACCCCGGTCTACACGGTCGGCAGGCAGATAGTGGAGGTACTGACCCTCCACGGCGGCTATAGCGTCAACGACGCCCGTGCCAGAGCCTACGAGCTACTCGAAAGTGTGGGCCTCGACCGCTCCATATTCCACCGCTATCCCCACGAGCTGAGCGGCGGCCAGAAACAGCGCGTAGTCATAGCAATGGCGCTGGCCCTCGAGCCCGACATAGTCATAGCAGACGAGCCAACCACAGCCCTTGACGTGATAGTGCAGGCCCAGATACTCAACCTGCTAAAGAAGCTCCAGAGAGAGAAGAACATAAGCTTCATACTAATAAGCCACGACCTGGGCGTCATAGCCGAGCTCGCAGACAAGGTAATGATAATGTACGCCGGCAAGGTGGTAGAGTACGGTAGCGCCGAAGACGTGTTCTATAGGCCACGCCACCCCTACACCTACATGCTGCTCCAGGCCTTCCCCAGGCTACACGGTCCCCGGACTAAGCTGCGCTACATACCCGGCCAGCCCCCGGACCTACGCCGCCCACCGCCCGGCTGCCGCTTCGCCCCCAGGTGCCCCATAGCCGAGGCTAGGTGCCGGGAAGAGGAGCCACAGCTCCAGATGTACGAGAAAGGCCACTACGTGGCATGCTGGCTGGCAGACTCTGGCGTAGACTCCATGAAGGAGGCTGAGAGGTGA
- a CDS encoding ABC transporter permease: MGLLERIAGVWNEYKRDKIGMVGLGLLVLFLFIAVAFPVIGNKEVIENWDNYQYFRFYPKNAPPCWASIISGEKYTRTIIADGKAVEIISDTGVDKQRNLPYVNVTIKVPVDVTGTAPPNDVLLVMDLYYNSSKYPVYVTGLSVVRPDGKVFHFVPPGKKVPINSVLVGLPARKVNATDLVLSFKSLTENQLLVQRFIIPELRKMGIQVSVVDIANIMLTIFDAVFSKDIAAAFKGNATEALGGRYWWVLQLYGYNASINVAPKRLVVMGACYGILGTDNQGRDLWQGVLYGVRWALIVGLLASTLSVLIGSLYGIVSGYFGGIVDEVMMRAAQIIYSLPALPILILLAALYKPTIWLIVFMIVAFGWPGVAIVTRSMALQVRQEPYVESAIALGASTKRILFLYIMPQVLPYMFATIALSVPGAIIAEASLSFLGVGDPSVLTWGRILHEAEAANAALNGYWWWVLPPGLGIALVGLSFVFIGNALDRILNPRLRR; the protein is encoded by the coding sequence ATGGGACTACTCGAGCGTATAGCGGGTGTATGGAACGAGTACAAACGCGACAAGATAGGCATGGTAGGGCTAGGGCTCCTCGTACTATTCCTATTCATAGCGGTAGCGTTCCCAGTGATAGGCAACAAGGAGGTAATAGAGAACTGGGATAACTACCAGTACTTCCGCTTCTACCCCAAGAACGCACCGCCGTGCTGGGCATCGATCATAAGTGGCGAGAAGTATACACGGACAATAATAGCCGACGGGAAGGCTGTAGAAATTATCAGCGATACTGGTGTGGACAAGCAGCGTAACTTGCCCTACGTGAACGTGACGATAAAAGTGCCTGTAGACGTAACGGGGACAGCGCCGCCGAACGATGTACTCCTAGTGATGGATCTATACTATAACTCGTCGAAGTACCCAGTCTACGTGACTGGGCTTAGCGTGGTGAGGCCGGACGGCAAGGTATTCCACTTCGTGCCTCCCGGCAAGAAGGTTCCGATAAACAGCGTACTCGTAGGGCTTCCAGCGCGCAAAGTGAATGCCACGGATCTGGTGCTGAGCTTCAAGTCCCTAACAGAGAACCAGCTCCTCGTCCAGAGGTTCATAATACCGGAGCTCCGCAAGATGGGTATCCAGGTAAGCGTGGTAGACATAGCCAACATAATGCTAACCATATTCGACGCGGTGTTCAGTAAAGACATTGCTGCTGCATTCAAGGGTAATGCTACTGAGGCGCTGGGGGGGCGCTACTGGTGGGTCCTCCAGCTATACGGCTACAACGCCTCGATAAACGTTGCCCCGAAACGGCTCGTAGTCATGGGCGCGTGCTACGGCATACTCGGCACTGATAACCAGGGTCGTGACCTCTGGCAGGGTGTACTCTATGGTGTGAGGTGGGCACTAATAGTTGGCCTGTTGGCTAGCACGCTCAGCGTGTTAATAGGCTCGCTATACGGTATAGTGTCAGGCTACTTTGGCGGCATAGTGGACGAGGTTATGATGCGTGCAGCGCAGATAATATACTCGCTGCCAGCGCTGCCCATACTCATACTGCTGGCCGCTCTCTACAAGCCGACTATATGGCTCATAGTGTTCATGATAGTGGCTTTCGGCTGGCCCGGTGTAGCAATAGTCACTAGGTCGATGGCTCTACAGGTGAGGCAGGAGCCGTACGTGGAGTCCGCTATAGCGCTAGGCGCTAGCACAAAGCGCATACTATTCCTCTACATAATGCCGCAGGTACTGCCCTACATGTTCGCTACCATAGCGCTCAGCGTGCCCGGCGCGATAATAGCGGAGGCGTCGCTGAGCTTTCTCGGCGTCGGCGACCCCTCGGTGCTGACATGGGGCCGTATACTGCACGAGGCGGAGGCGGCCAATGCTGCGCTCAACGGCTACTGGTGGTGGGTGTTGCCGCCTGGCCTCGGCATAGCGCTTGTAGGACTATCATTCGTCTTCATAGGTAACGCGCTCGACCGTATACTGAACCCAAGGCTTAGGAGGTAG